A region of Myxococcus stipitatus DSM 14675 DNA encodes the following proteins:
- a CDS encoding amidohydrolase, translated as MSKPPDADKTLFLGKVLTMDDDMTVAEAVLVDERGHILEVGTEQAVRDGLGAGAQVVQLAAGQVLMPGFIDPHLHLLPTLLQSVLESHNLAPCLPGPYRIPTATACESRADVLSTLASIQLSPEAPKDEFVLGMNLDPSRQVFDPLKCGITAKEAASAKSFMDNPKFYIERCVSKDRPVLILDQSGHLAYVNQKAIDVVCAGQAACPPASVEQGGGEWAPSNKATSFTGLLKETSGYAPFMAAMQKSLPLAQLQSHPQEVLEAYQKEIKPGIQAMRDAGLTTIADGGLVGRPQLNAVKFLAEQEHFPMRVTGVVTYDSAKTDDIQPTGPACDPRQDARCRLPKWLGAGGLKLWVDGSTQGCTAKLSAPYSYSTKGHCADAGDGRADFDNMQAIVTALSEQWMTKSWRVQLHANGNDANQWAIDAFALLQQKAQNQHPVLFIHNTVGLEQLSKNLGDLRKGTYRATNGQTAPAVQAHVTHLIGHVAYWGHAFRGMLGEEAANNLDPVGFDRDQGIPFSFHSDSMVTPPRPLWFVEQAVTRRTWAYPSLQESGTLGLEKHAATVEEALRAITIEPARQHELDAWVGSIEQGKVADFVVLGDNPLDYGPTKKDPTLIHKIPVVETYLNGKPTSKNP; from the coding sequence ATGTCGAAGCCTCCCGACGCCGACAAGACACTCTTCCTCGGGAAGGTGCTCACCATGGACGACGACATGACCGTCGCCGAGGCCGTCCTGGTGGATGAGCGTGGCCACATCCTCGAGGTGGGAACCGAGCAGGCTGTCCGGGATGGACTCGGTGCGGGCGCCCAGGTCGTCCAACTCGCGGCCGGTCAGGTGCTGATGCCGGGCTTCATCGACCCGCACCTGCACCTGCTGCCCACCCTCCTCCAGAGCGTCCTCGAGTCGCACAACCTGGCGCCCTGTCTGCCCGGCCCCTATCGCATCCCCACCGCCACGGCCTGTGAGTCCCGCGCGGACGTGCTGAGCACCCTGGCCTCCATCCAGCTATCCCCCGAGGCCCCGAAGGACGAGTTCGTCCTGGGCATGAACCTGGACCCGTCACGCCAGGTGTTCGACCCCCTCAAGTGCGGCATCACCGCCAAGGAGGCCGCGAGCGCCAAGAGCTTCATGGACAATCCGAAGTTCTACATCGAGCGCTGCGTGAGCAAGGACCGCCCGGTGCTCATCCTGGACCAGTCCGGACACCTGGCGTACGTGAACCAGAAGGCCATCGACGTCGTCTGCGCGGGACAGGCCGCGTGTCCCCCCGCCTCCGTCGAACAAGGTGGCGGTGAGTGGGCCCCGAGCAACAAGGCCACCTCCTTCACCGGCCTGCTCAAGGAGACCTCGGGCTATGCCCCCTTCATGGCGGCGATGCAGAAGAGCCTGCCGCTGGCCCAGCTCCAGTCACATCCCCAGGAGGTCCTGGAGGCTTACCAGAAGGAGATCAAGCCCGGCATCCAGGCGATGCGTGACGCGGGGCTCACCACCATCGCCGATGGCGGCCTGGTGGGCCGGCCCCAGCTCAACGCCGTGAAGTTCCTGGCGGAGCAGGAGCACTTCCCGATGCGCGTCACGGGCGTCGTGACGTACGACTCCGCGAAGACCGATGACATCCAGCCGACGGGGCCCGCGTGTGACCCGCGCCAGGATGCCCGGTGCAGGCTGCCCAAGTGGCTGGGCGCCGGTGGCCTCAAGCTCTGGGTGGATGGCTCGACGCAGGGCTGCACCGCGAAGCTCTCGGCGCCCTATTCGTACTCGACGAAGGGCCATTGCGCGGACGCGGGAGACGGCCGGGCCGACTTCGACAACATGCAGGCCATCGTCACCGCGCTGAGCGAGCAGTGGATGACGAAGTCCTGGCGCGTCCAGCTCCACGCCAACGGCAACGACGCGAACCAGTGGGCCATCGACGCCTTCGCGCTGCTCCAGCAGAAGGCCCAGAACCAACACCCCGTGCTGTTCATCCACAACACGGTGGGCCTGGAGCAGCTCTCCAAGAACCTCGGGGACCTGCGCAAGGGGACCTACCGCGCGACCAACGGACAGACCGCTCCCGCCGTCCAGGCCCACGTGACGCACCTCATCGGTCATGTGGCGTACTGGGGCCACGCGTTCAGGGGCATGCTGGGTGAAGAGGCCGCGAACAACCTGGACCCCGTGGGCTTCGACCGCGACCAGGGCATCCCGTTCTCGTTCCACAGCGACTCGATGGTGACGCCGCCGCGCCCGCTCTGGTTCGTCGAGCAGGCCGTCACCCGCCGCACCTGGGCATATCCCTCACTTCAGGAGAGCGGCACCCTCGGCCTCGAGAAGCACGCGGCCACCGTCGAGGAGGCCCTGCGCGCCATCACCATCGAGCCCGCCCGGCAGCATGAGCTCGACGCGTGGGTGGGCAGCATCGAGCAGGGCAAGGTCGCCGACTTCGTCGTGCTCGGAGACAACCCCCTCGACTACGGCCCGACGAAGAAGGACCCCACCCTGATTCACAAGATTCCCGTGGTGGAGACCTATCTGAACGGCAAGCCCACCTCGAAGAACCCCTGA